The stretch of DNA TGCTGCCCTCATAGGCCTGATAGTCGTGCCCCTTCCGGAAGGCTGGCGATGGGCCCAGGTCATCACGTTCCTGCCCATCCTGCTTCTCTTGTGGTGGCGACGGTCGCTGCCGGAGTCACCGCGCTTCCTTATGAATGAGGGCAAGGTCGCCGAGGCCGAGCGCGTGGTGGTTAATTTCGAGCAGCGGGTTTTGCGGGCCACCGGGACCGATCTGCCGCCGGTCGACCCCAGCCACGCAGAAGAGCCGGAGCCGGTGAAATTCTCCCTGGGCAAGGCCCTTAAGTTCCTGTGGGGCCCCAAAATGTGGCGCATCACGGCCGTGACCTGGCTGATCTGGTTTGTCATCACCTTCTCGTACTACGGGTTTTTCTCCTGGATCCCCACGCTGCTGGTCAGCAAGGGGCTGACTGTCACCACCAGCTTCACGTTCTCGCTTTACATCTACCTGGCGCAGATCCCCGGGTATTTCAGTGCCGCCTGGCTGAACGAGAAGCTTGACCGCAAGAACACTATTGCCATCTACCTCGTCGGATCGGCCGTCAGCGCCTACTGGCTGAGCACCATGACTGACCCGGCGTGGATAACCGTCTCGGGCATGTTCCTGTCCTTCTTCCTCAACGGCACCTACGCCGGCCTCTACGCCTACACGCCGGAGGTCTTCCCGACGTGGCTGCGCGCCACCGGCGTCGGACTCAGTTCCTCCTTCGGCCGCATCGGCTCCATCACCGCACCTCTCATCATCGGCTTCTTCGCCACCCAGTGGGGCTTCGCGGGAGTCTTTGGCATGACGACGGCCGTCCTGGCGGTCGGCGTCGCCTGCACCCTGCTGTTCGCCGTCCGGACCGCGGGACGCTCGCTGGAGGACATCACCCTCGAGGAAACCGCCGTGCAACCCCTGGGAGCCCGCAATGAAGGAGCATGACATCGAATCCCTCGAATCGCTGTATCACGTGGTGCAGGAGCAACTGGGCGTGAAGCTCTTCACCGTCCTGGCCTTCCGGGATGAAGGTGCGGTGATGGAGCGGATCTTCTCCTCCCATCCCGCCGAATACCCCGTGGGCGGACGCAAGGTGGTCGCGCAGGACGTGGCCGCCGACTGGCTGGCCGCCTGCCTGACGGAACAGGTGCCGTTTTTCGGGCGAACACCCGAGGATGTGGAACGGATCTTCAAGGATGCGGAGTTGATCCGCAGCCTCGGCTGCGGCTCCATCATCAACGCCCCCATAGTCGACGGGGGCACCACCGTGGCGGCGCTGAACATACTCGATGCGGCAGGCACCTACACGGATGACGACGTCGCGACGGCGGTCGACATAGCACGCCGCAGCAAGAACATGATCCTGGAAGCGATGAAGGAAAAATGACCGAAACGAACCTGCTCATCAAGAACGCCACCTACCTCGACGTCGTCGAGGGCGCCTACCGGAAAGGCGACATAAAGGTCAATGACGGCATCATTTCCGAAATAGGCGAGAACCTCGCCAACGACGGTGCGGTCGAGGAGCTGGACGCCAAAGGAAGGTTTGTCCTGCCCGGGCTCATCGACTGCCACGTCCACGTGACGGCGGCCACCGCCGATCTGGGCCAGCTCGGGGAGTGGTCCCCCAACTACGTCGCACTCAACACCGCCAAAATCATGGGCGCCATGTTGGAACGGGGCTTCACCACGGTACGGGACGCAGCAGGCGCGGACTTCGGCCTTCACGATGCACAGGCCGAGGGGCTGCTGCGCGGGCCGAGGCTGTTCTTCGGCGGCAAGGCGTTGTCGCAGACCGGCGGGCACGGTGATCCCCGTGCCCGCGGCCGCCATTCACACGACGGGGACTACTGCGTGCCGCACATCGGCACCATTGCGGACGGAGTGGACGCCGTCCGCCTCGCGGTAAGGGACGAGCTGCGAAAGGGTGCGCACCACATCAAGATCATGGCCGGCGGCGGCGTAGCCTCACCCACCGACCGGATCGATTCCACCCAGTATTCGATCTCAGAAATCGAGGCGGCGGTGGAAGAAGCCGAAGCGGCGAACCGGTACGTCACGGCCCACGCGTACACCGGCCGTGCCATCAACCGCGCCCTGCGGGCAGGCGTCCGCGGAATTGAACACGGGAACCTCCTGGATGACGAGTCCCTTGAATTGTTCAAGGAACGCAACGCGTTCCTGACGATGACACTGGTGACCTACTGGGCCCTGGAGCGGGAAGGCCGGGATTTCGGGCTGTCCCAGGAGAACTGGGAGAAGGTCGCGGCTGTCCTCGACGGCGGCTACGAGGCTCTTGGCAGAGCCCACGAAGCCGGCATCAACCTGACGTACGGAACGGACCTCCTGGGCGGCATGCACCGCTACCAGGCGAAGGAGTTCGCAATCCGGGGCAAGGTCATTCCCGCCATAGAGGTCATCCGCAGTGCCACTGTCACCGCCGCCGCGCTGCTCCAGCGCGAGGGTGAACTCGGCGTCATCGCCCCGGGCGCGGCCGGGGACTTCATCATCACCAAGGAGGATCCGCTGAATGACCTCGAAATCCTGGCCGAGAGCCGGCTCGACTTTGTCATCCAGCAAGGGGACATCGTCAGCTCAACGAGCACCGGGCGCTAGCTGAACCCGGCTGCGGAAAGAGAGCGGTCCCGGACGTGTGTCCGGGACCGCTCTCTTTTCTGCGTGCCCACGGCAGGAATTGCGCCGGTCACATGAGGCGGCTGCGGACAATCTCGCTGACGGTCTTGCCGTCGAAACGGCCTGCGACCTTGGCCGTGACAGGCTTCATCACGAGGCCGATCGAGCGCGCCGACAGCTCCTGGCCATCGGCCTGCAACACCCCTATCGCCTCGTCAACGATGGCTTCAACCTCGCCCCGGGACAACGCCTTCGGCAGGTAGGCCTCGATGATCTCCGCTTCAGCAACTTCAGCCGAAGCACGCCCGGGCTCCCCCGCTTCGGTGTAGATGCGGGCCGTATCGCGGCGCTTCGCCGCCTCCTTCTGCAACAGCGACGTCACCTGGGCGTCGTCCAGCTCGACAGGGGTCTTGCCGGATTTTTCCCGCGTGCTGATCTCCCCCAGGACGTTGCGGACAGTGGTCAGCGCGGTCTTGTTGCCCGCCTTCATATGCGCGACGACGTCTTCCTTCAGGCGTTCTTTCAGTGACATGGTGTTCCTCGTTTCACTACTGGGCAGACATGACCTGCTCCGTCGACGCCCCGGAATGCAGGGCGGTACCGACGGTGCGGACAAGCGAACGGTAACCCGGATGCTCCGGCAGCCCATCGAGCAGCACCGGGCCGTCGGGACCGGCCAGGGGGATGCGCCAGTTCGGGTACTGCGCACTGCTGGTTCCGGGCTGGTTTTGGGTCCGGGTTTCGCCGACCGCATCCACCAGTGCCACGCCGAGCAGTGACGACGGCGCCAGGGCCGTGAACGCGTACAGGGCTTCAACGGTCGCCTGGACATCGGGGGCTGCACCCGGGGAGGCGGCAGCCGGCAGGAGCCCGCGCTCCCGGACGAGCGCCAGCACCGCCTCCTGTTCGGCCGTTGCTGCGGCGCGTTCCTCCTCCACAGGACGCTGCAGCAGCCCCAGGGACTCGCGGAGGGTGACGTGTTCGCCGGCCAGGTAACCGGCTGTGGGCGGCAGGTCGTGGGTGTTCACACTGGTCAGGCACTGCTGGCGGTACCGTTCGGGCGGAATCGGCCCGTCGGCGTCGTGCTCGAACCAGAGGATCGACGTTCCGAAAATCCCGCGTTCGGCGAGGTAGTCCCGCACCCACGGTTCGAACACGCCCAGGTCCTCGCCGATCACGATCGCTCCGGCCCGCTGCGCCTCGAGGGCGAGGATGCCGATCAGTGCCTCATGGTCGTAATAGACGTAGGTGCCCTCGCCGGGACCGGACCCGGCCGGGATCCACCAGAGCCGGAAGAGGCCCAGGATGTGGTCCACCCGGATACCGCCGGCGTGGCGCAGGACCGTGCGCAGCATGTCGCGGTAGGCGGCATAGCCGGACTCCGCGAGCCGGCCCGGATGCCAGGGCGGCTGGGACCAGTCCTGGCCCTGCTGGTTGAACGCGTCCGGCGGCGCGCCGACTGAAACGTCCCCGGCCAGCACTCCCGCAAGGGACCAGGCGTCGGCCCCGTCCTGCTTCACGCCGACGGCAAGATCATGGATGATCCCGACGTCCATGCCGGCATCCCGGGCGGAGCGCTGCGCCGCCTCCAGCTGCTGGTCGCAGCACCACTGCAACCACCGGTGGAAGTCGATCCGGTCCGCGAGCAGTCCCCGCTGCTCGCTGCAGTACGGGGTGTCGGGCGCAGAAGCCACCGTCGTCCACTCCCGCGCATCCGGGGACAGCTTCTCCGCCAGCGCGCACCAGAGCGCGAAGTCGTCGAGTCCCTGCCCCTGTTCCTTGCAGAAGTCCGTGAACGACCGCGCCCGGGCGGGACCCCGCGGGACGGCGTACACGAGCTCAAGGGCGGCCAGTTTGGCGGCGTAGGTCGAGTTCCGGTCCAGCAGGCCGGTTGAAGTGTTGGCGGAGCCCAGCTCCGCGGCCAGCCGCTGGACTTCCGCCCGCCCGGCCGGGTCCAGGTAACCGAACTCGTCAATCTCCTCCACGCGAAGGTACAGGGGATGAAAGAAGCGGCGGGTGGCGGGCAGGTACGGCGAGTCCTCGACCGGTGGCCGTGGCTCGGCGGCGTGCAGCGGATTGACCAGCAGAAAGCCCGCGCCGTCCTGCCCGGAGACGGTGGCGAGGTCCGCGAGATCGGCAAAGTCGCCGATTCCCCAGGACCGGGAGGAGCGGACCGAGTAGAGCTGGGCCGTCAGCCCCCAGTCCCGCCGGTCCGCGAGCGCCGCTGTGGTCTGGAGCTGTTGCGGGGTGACCACGAGGGTGCACCGGGCCGGGGCGCCTCCGGCGTCCGCGAGCAGGGTGTGCCAGCCAAGGGGAAGGTCTTCCGGGATCGCGAAAACCCTGCGGGCGGTCAGGACGCCGTCGACGTCGACGGGCTGGTCCCCGGTGTCCCGCGGCGCGGGCTCGTGCCGGCTGCCGTCCTCGGCTTCGATCCAGACGCGAACCTGTTGTCCCTGCGGGGCGTGGACGAACACCTGGGTTTCCTGACCCTGCCGGGCCACCACGACCGGCGGCAGCAGGCGCCGCCAGGGCGCCAGAATCGTCTCACGCAGGGATTGCTGCAGCTGGTCCGGGTCCGCGGCAGGGACGCCCAGTGCCGCCAGGACACTGTGCAGGGTGCCGTCCGGGACCGAGCGTTCGACGCCGTCCCAGCCCCGGAACATGGTCCCGACGCCGTGGGCGGCCGCGAGTTCCCGCAGCAGCCCGCTTGCGGTGGTTGTGTTGTCGTTGAGTGCAATGTCCGCCATGGGGACACTCTAGACGCTGCCACCGGTCCCCGCCGCGCTCTTGCCCCACTTTGGGCGCTGCCGCACGTTCCGCGCTAGCCTTGCTGCCTATGGTCGACGTCGAACGCTTCCGGATTCTCCTCGAGGAGGAGCGCCTCCGGAAACTAGCCCTCCTTCCCTCCCTCCGCCGGGACATCACCTCGGTGAATGCCGCCCGGCAGGATTCGAACGTGGATGATGAACACGATCCGGAGGGGGCCACCATCGCGTTCGAACTCTCCCAGGCCTCGGCGCTGCTGCAGCAGAGCACCGCAGGGCTGGCCCAGATCGAGTCAGCCCTGGAGCGCATTGCCGCCGGCCGTTACGGCCTCTGCGCGGTCTGTGGACAGGAAATTCCGGAGGGGCGCCTCGAGGCGAGGCCCTGGACGCCGTACTGCATCCGTCACAGCTCAGGCAGGGCATGACGGCTCCCCTCGCGGACAACCTGGCCGGGACCTGGTGGGACCGGACCGTCGCCGGCTTCACCCAGTCCCCGCTCCCCCACGTCACCGGCACCGAACTCGTCCTTGTGGTGCTCCTGGCCGTCGCCCTGTCGCTCCCGCGCGCTACCTGGCGTTACTTCGGCCTGCTTGCCACCGTCATCCACGAACTCGGCCACGCCTTCGCGGCTCTTCTGACCGGCCAGCGCCTTGGCGGAATCCGCCTGAGCCTGGATCACTCGGGCACCACCACGACATATGGCCGGGGCGGACTCCCCGCGGCCTGGTCCACGTTCTGGGGCTACCCCGCGCCGGCCGTCGTCGGGGCGGCCATGGTCTGGTGCGGGTTCAACGGGTGGGGGCCGGCCGCGATGTCCGTGGGAACCCTGGTGCTGCTGGCTTCGTTCGTGTTCATCCGGAACGGGATGGGGCTGCTGATCACCGCGGCAGCCGTACTGGCCGCCGCGCTCCTCGTCCTGTTCGTACCGCCCGGCTTCAACGGCCACGTGATGATCGTGCTCGGGCTGGCACTGCTGGTGGCCGCCGTCCGCGACCTGACAAAGCTGGTTAACGTCCACCTGCGGCGCCGGGACCGCCTGCCGACGTCGGACGCGTACCTGCTCTTCCGTGCCACGTCCGTTCCCGCCATCGTGTGGATTGTGCTCTTCGCCGCTGTTGTCGGGGGCGCCTGGTGGTTTGCGTGGCAGCCGATGGTGCAGGTCCTCGCCACCCTGCTGGGTCCGGGCGATCCGGGGACATAGGCTGGGACCATGAGCCAGACATCCACGAGCAAGAGCCCCTCCCGTGCGGACCAGTGCGGCGCCAGCCACACCGAGGGCAGCGGGTTCAGCACCCGTGGCGCCTACGTCACGGGCGGGGCCGAGTTCACGCGGGACACCAACTACATCGAGGACCGGATTACCAGGGACGGGGTCCCGGGCAGCAACGGCGAACCCGGCTGGCCGGTGGAACCGGGACGGTACCGACTGATCGCGGCGCGCGCCTGCCCCTGGGCCAACCGGACCGTTATTGTGCGCCGGTTGCTGGGTTTGGAGGATGTCATCTCGCTCGGACAGCCGGGCCCCACCCACGACGCCCGCTCCTGGACCTTTGACCTGGACCCCGGCGGCAAGGACCCCGTCCTGGGCATCGAGCGGATCCAGGACGCCTACTTCGCCCGGTTCCCCAACTATCCGCGCGGGATCACGGTACCGGCCATCGTCGACGTGCCGACGGGGCAGGTGGTGACCAACAACTTCCCTCAGATCACGCTGGATTTTTCCACCGAGTGGACCGCCTACCACCGGCCCGGCGCCCCGGAGTTGTACCCTGAGCACCTGCGGGACGAGATCGACGCGGTCAACAAGCGGGTCTTTACCGAGGTCAACAACGGAGTGTACCGTTGCGGCTTCGCGGGATCGCAGGAAGCCTACGACGCAGCCTACGACCGCCTGTGGACCGCCCTGGACTGGCTGGAGGAGCGGCTGGCCGGGCAGCGGTACCTCGTAGGCGACACGATCACCGAGGCGGACGTCCGGCTTTTCACCACCCTCGCCCGCTTCGATGCGGTCTACCACGGCCACTTCAAGTGCAACCGGCAAAAGCTCAGCGAGATGCCGGTGCTCTGGGCATATGCCCGGGACCTCTTCCAGACGCCGGGGTTCGGCGACACCACGGACTTCGTGCAGATCAAGCAGCACTACTACATCGTGCACGAGGACATCAACCCCACCGGAATTGTCCCGAAGGGCCCCGACCTGGCCAACTGGCTCAGCGCCCACGGCCGTGAATCACTCGGCGGCCGGCCCTTCGGCAACGGCACACCGCCGGGGCCGGTCCGGAAAGGCGAAGAGGTCGCCCCCGGGCACGGGGCGGCCTGAGGAATGCCGCCGCTGACCTCGCGCTCCATCGGCCTGGCCGCGACGGACTTTGCGGGCGTCCGGGAGCTGTTCGACTCGTTCCCCGCGGAGGACCCGGACTACAGTGCCCAGCTGGCGGTCTACTGCGGCGGGGCCAAGGTAGTCGATCTCAGCGGCGGGCCCCACCTGGCCCCCGGCGACATCACCGGGATGTACTCCTGCTCTAAGGGCGTGGGGGCCATGGTGGTCGCCCTGCTCGTCCAGGACGGGAGCCTCGACCTTGACCGGGCCGTGTCTTCCTACTGGCCCGAGTTCGGCGCCCACGGCAAGGACCGGCTCAGCGTCCGGCAGGCCCTCTCCCACCAGGCGGGTGTTCCCGGCGTCGCCGGCGGGTTCGCCCTGGCGGAGTTCACGACGGCGGAAGCGGCCGCCAGGCTGGCGCAGGCAGTGCCGTTGTGGAGGCCGGGCTCGGCGTTCGGGTACCACGCCGTCACTATGGGGATCCTGATGGAGGAGCTGTGCCGCAGGGTGGCCGGCGCCACCCTGCAGGAGATGTACGACACCCGCATCCGCCGGCCCTACGGGATCGACTTTTTCCTGGGCCTGCCCGAGGACCAGGAACCGCGCTTCCGGGAGGTTCTCTACGAGGACGACCCGGACCAGCCGTGGCTTGATCCGCTCAGCCTCGAAGGACTGAGCAGCAACGCACCGGTGAGTACCATCCTGGAACTCCCTAACCACCGCGTCGTCCGCGGCCTGGGGATGAGCAGCGCCGGCGGTGTGGGATCCGCGGACGGCCTTGCCCGGCTCTATGCCGCCGCGACGACGGGGGTTGAGGGGACCGCGCCGTTCCTGACGCCCGGCACCGTCCAAGCCATGTCCGAGGAACAGGTCTGGGGGCGCGACCGGGCGTCCGGCCAGGACGACGCGTTCGCCGTCGTGTTCATGAAACCGCAGCCGGGACGCGACTTTGGCAGCTATCAGGCCTTCGGGCACGAGGGGGCGAACGCGGCGCTCGGCTTCGCCGACCCCTGCTACGGCCTCGCTTTCGGATATGTTCCCCGCCGGGCTGAAGAGGGCCGCAGCCTCGGACGAGCCCACCGCCTCTCTGCTGCCGTCCGGGAAGCCGCGGCCACGGCCCCCTGAGGGTTCGTCCATTTGTAGCAACAATGCCGCCAACCTAGGGTGAACCGGAATGACTACTCCACAGAAGGCACCTGAAACCGGACACCCGCCGCTGCTTCGTCGACTCTGGCGGCGCCTGGGAGCCAGCGTAAACTCGGCACTGCTGTGGCCCCGGTTGCAGCTGGCGTTGAAGGCGGCACTGGCTGCAGGCCTTGCGTTCTATATCGCCCCTTACATGCCGGGCTCGGCAGCCGACTACCCCTACTACGCCCCGCTCGGGGCCCTGGTGGCCATGTACGAGAACGTTTCCGGCTCCATGCGCCAGGGCGTGCAGACGCTGGTGGGCCTCGCGATAGGAATCGGGCTGGCCTTCATGCTGTTCAGCCTGGGCGATCCGAGTCCGGTCACGGTGGCCGTTGTGATGGGACTGGGCGTCATCCTCGCCGGCCTGCCCAGGATCGGCTCGGGCAGCGACTGGATTCCGACGGCGGCGCTCCTGGTCCTGCTGGTCGGCGGCCATGACCCGGACCGGTTCTCCTTCGGTTACCTCGTCCAGATGGGTGCCG from Arthrobacter sp. B3I9 encodes:
- a CDS encoding MFS transporter yields the protein MSLSARLDRLPLSKPHYALLLIGGLGYTFDGMDAAVVAFLMPAVKGFFALSNSQLGLVASAAPFGFLFGAAFAGVLGDRIGRKKVMMLALAVYAIASLVAAVSWNFEIFLIARVIAGAGAGAESAIIAPFLSEFVPSSRRGWFVGALAGFFSFGFVCAALIGLIVVPLPEGWRWAQVITFLPILLLLWWRRSLPESPRFLMNEGKVAEAERVVVNFEQRVLRATGTDLPPVDPSHAEEPEPVKFSLGKALKFLWGPKMWRITAVTWLIWFVITFSYYGFFSWIPTLLVSKGLTVTTSFTFSLYIYLAQIPGYFSAAWLNEKLDRKNTIAIYLVGSAVSAYWLSTMTDPAWITVSGMFLSFFLNGTYAGLYAYTPEVFPTWLRATGVGLSSSFGRIGSITAPLIIGFFATQWGFAGVFGMTTAVLAVGVACTLLFAVRTAGRSLEDITLEETAVQPLGARNEGA
- a CDS encoding GAF domain-containing protein codes for the protein MKEHDIESLESLYHVVQEQLGVKLFTVLAFRDEGAVMERIFSSHPAEYPVGGRKVVAQDVAADWLAACLTEQVPFFGRTPEDVERIFKDAELIRSLGCGSIINAPIVDGGTTVAALNILDAAGTYTDDDVATAVDIARRSKNMILEAMKEK
- a CDS encoding amidohydrolase family protein; its protein translation is MTETNLLIKNATYLDVVEGAYRKGDIKVNDGIISEIGENLANDGAVEELDAKGRFVLPGLIDCHVHVTAATADLGQLGEWSPNYVALNTAKIMGAMLERGFTTVRDAAGADFGLHDAQAEGLLRGPRLFFGGKALSQTGGHGDPRARGRHSHDGDYCVPHIGTIADGVDAVRLAVRDELRKGAHHIKIMAGGGVASPTDRIDSTQYSISEIEAAVEEAEAANRYVTAHAYTGRAINRALRAGVRGIEHGNLLDDESLELFKERNAFLTMTLVTYWALEREGRDFGLSQENWEKVAAVLDGGYEALGRAHEAGINLTYGTDLLGGMHRYQAKEFAIRGKVIPAIEVIRSATVTAAALLQREGELGVIAPGAAGDFIITKEDPLNDLEILAESRLDFVIQQGDIVSSTSTGR
- a CDS encoding GatB/YqeY domain-containing protein translates to MSLKERLKEDVVAHMKAGNKTALTTVRNVLGEISTREKSGKTPVELDDAQVTSLLQKEAAKRRDTARIYTEAGEPGRASAEVAEAEIIEAYLPKALSRGEVEAIVDEAIGVLQADGQELSARSIGLVMKPVTAKVAGRFDGKTVSEIVRSRLM
- the malQ gene encoding 4-alpha-glucanotransferase, translated to MADIALNDNTTTASGLLRELAAAHGVGTMFRGWDGVERSVPDGTLHSVLAALGVPAADPDQLQQSLRETILAPWRRLLPPVVVARQGQETQVFVHAPQGQQVRVWIEAEDGSRHEPAPRDTGDQPVDVDGVLTARRVFAIPEDLPLGWHTLLADAGGAPARCTLVVTPQQLQTTAALADRRDWGLTAQLYSVRSSRSWGIGDFADLADLATVSGQDGAGFLLVNPLHAAEPRPPVEDSPYLPATRRFFHPLYLRVEEIDEFGYLDPAGRAEVQRLAAELGSANTSTGLLDRNSTYAAKLAALELVYAVPRGPARARSFTDFCKEQGQGLDDFALWCALAEKLSPDAREWTTVASAPDTPYCSEQRGLLADRIDFHRWLQWCCDQQLEAAQRSARDAGMDVGIIHDLAVGVKQDGADAWSLAGVLAGDVSVGAPPDAFNQQGQDWSQPPWHPGRLAESGYAAYRDMLRTVLRHAGGIRVDHILGLFRLWWIPAGSGPGEGTYVYYDHEALIGILALEAQRAGAIVIGEDLGVFEPWVRDYLAERGIFGTSILWFEHDADGPIPPERYRQQCLTSVNTHDLPPTAGYLAGEHVTLRESLGLLQRPVEEERAAATAEQEAVLALVRERGLLPAAASPGAAPDVQATVEALYAFTALAPSSLLGVALVDAVGETRTQNQPGTSSAQYPNWRIPLAGPDGPVLLDGLPEHPGYRSLVRTVGTALHSGASTEQVMSAQ
- a CDS encoding TraR/DksA C4-type zinc finger protein yields the protein MVDVERFRILLEEERLRKLALLPSLRRDITSVNAARQDSNVDDEHDPEGATIAFELSQASALLQQSTAGLAQIESALERIAAGRYGLCAVCGQEIPEGRLEARPWTPYCIRHSSGRA
- a CDS encoding M50 family metallopeptidase yields the protein MTAPLADNLAGTWWDRTVAGFTQSPLPHVTGTELVLVVLLAVALSLPRATWRYFGLLATVIHELGHAFAALLTGQRLGGIRLSLDHSGTTTTYGRGGLPAAWSTFWGYPAPAVVGAAMVWCGFNGWGPAAMSVGTLVLLASFVFIRNGMGLLITAAAVLAAALLVLFVPPGFNGHVMIVLGLALLVAAVRDLTKLVNVHLRRRDRLPTSDAYLLFRATSVPAIVWIVLFAAVVGGAWWFAWQPMVQVLATLLGPGDPGT
- a CDS encoding glutathione S-transferase family protein — its product is MSQTSTSKSPSRADQCGASHTEGSGFSTRGAYVTGGAEFTRDTNYIEDRITRDGVPGSNGEPGWPVEPGRYRLIAARACPWANRTVIVRRLLGLEDVISLGQPGPTHDARSWTFDLDPGGKDPVLGIERIQDAYFARFPNYPRGITVPAIVDVPTGQVVTNNFPQITLDFSTEWTAYHRPGAPELYPEHLRDEIDAVNKRVFTEVNNGVYRCGFAGSQEAYDAAYDRLWTALDWLEERLAGQRYLVGDTITEADVRLFTTLARFDAVYHGHFKCNRQKLSEMPVLWAYARDLFQTPGFGDTTDFVQIKQHYYIVHEDINPTGIVPKGPDLANWLSAHGRESLGGRPFGNGTPPGPVRKGEEVAPGHGAA
- a CDS encoding serine hydrolase domain-containing protein; protein product: MPPLTSRSIGLAATDFAGVRELFDSFPAEDPDYSAQLAVYCGGAKVVDLSGGPHLAPGDITGMYSCSKGVGAMVVALLVQDGSLDLDRAVSSYWPEFGAHGKDRLSVRQALSHQAGVPGVAGGFALAEFTTAEAAARLAQAVPLWRPGSAFGYHAVTMGILMEELCRRVAGATLQEMYDTRIRRPYGIDFFLGLPEDQEPRFREVLYEDDPDQPWLDPLSLEGLSSNAPVSTILELPNHRVVRGLGMSSAGGVGSADGLARLYAAATTGVEGTAPFLTPGTVQAMSEEQVWGRDRASGQDDAFAVVFMKPQPGRDFGSYQAFGHEGANAALGFADPCYGLAFGYVPRRAEEGRSLGRAHRLSAAVREAAATAP